In Candidatus Vogelbacteria bacterium, the following proteins share a genomic window:
- the mnmA gene encoding tRNA 2-thiouridine(34) synthase MnmA, producing MSQKVFIGLSGGVDSSVSACLLKQAGFDVVGVFIKVWEPPAELLPVGCSWRDDRRDAMRVAALLDIPFLSLDLETEYKQDVVDYMIAEYQAGRTPNPDVMCNRQIKFGAFYNWAREQGADFVATGHYAQVQKNKDNIFELHMGVDQNKDQSYFLWTLSQAVLSHTMFPIGHLEKPKVRELAGKFKLPNADKKDSQGLCFVGQIDAKEFLQEFIDLKPGQVANEAGEIIGTHDGVMFYTLGQRQGFTITKKTPNDEPYFVVGKNVTENILIVSHQKLSGETTNNQVSLKEVNWNTNQAPDIGKTYQVRGRYRQALKPGHLSSQNDLWQARVDNLVEPLTPGQSLVVYSDTQCLGGGIID from the coding sequence ATGTCCCAAAAAGTCTTTATTGGACTAAGTGGAGGAGTAGACTCCTCGGTTTCAGCTTGCCTTCTAAAACAAGCTGGTTTTGATGTGGTAGGGGTCTTTATTAAAGTTTGGGAACCACCAGCTGAATTGTTGCCGGTTGGTTGTTCTTGGCGAGATGATAGGCGAGATGCGATGCGAGTCGCCGCCCTTTTAGATATTCCTTTTTTGTCTTTGGATTTAGAAACAGAATACAAGCAGGATGTGGTTGATTATATGATTGCTGAATATCAGGCCGGACGAACACCAAACCCTGATGTCATGTGTAATCGTCAAATTAAATTTGGTGCTTTTTATAATTGGGCTCGGGAGCAAGGGGCGGACTTTGTGGCCACTGGTCATTATGCTCAAGTGCAAAAAAATAAAGATAATATTTTTGAATTACACATGGGAGTTGATCAAAATAAGGATCAAAGTTATTTTTTATGGACTTTATCTCAAGCAGTTTTGTCTCACACCATGTTTCCGATTGGACACTTAGAAAAACCAAAGGTGCGAGAATTAGCAGGAAAGTTTAAATTGCCAAACGCTGACAAAAAAGACAGTCAGGGTCTATGTTTCGTTGGCCAAATTGATGCCAAAGAATTTTTACAAGAATTTATTGATCTTAAACCAGGACAGGTGGCTAACGAAGCTGGTGAAATAATTGGTACTCACGACGGAGTGATGTTTTATACCTTAGGTCAGCGCCAAGGATTTACGATTACCAAAAAAACTCCAAATGACGAACCTTATTTTGTGGTTGGCAAAAATGTAACAGAAAATATCCTGATTGTATCTCATCAGAAACTAAGCGGAGAGACAACTAATAATCAAGTGAGTTTGAAAGAAGTTAATTGGAACACTAACCAGGCTCCTGATATAGGAAAAACTTACCAAGTTCGTGGTCGCTATCGGCAAGCCCTTAAACCAGGTCATTTAAGTTCTCAAAATGACCTCTGGCAAGCTCGGGTTGATAATCTGGTTGAACCATTAACTCCTGGCCAGTCTTTGGTTGTCTATTCTGATACTCAATGCCTCGGTGGGGGGATTATTGACTGA
- the rpsK gene encoding 30S ribosomal protein S11: protein MGKKRVIKKGGQDDLRSRGAGRANKKKLDHGILFVNATYNNTMMSVADGRGNIFLASSAGALGFSGSKKGTPYAAGKVGEFLAEKAEAMGLKEIDVIVKGVGAGRESSIRAFVARGVNISSIKDATPVPFNGPKAPKPRRV, encoded by the coding sequence ATGGGAAAAAAACGAGTAATTAAAAAGGGAGGCCAAGACGACTTACGTAGTCGTGGAGCTGGTCGGGCCAACAAAAAGAAACTAGATCACGGTATCTTGTTTGTTAATGCTACCTACAACAACACTATGATGTCTGTAGCTGACGGTCGAGGTAATATCTTTCTAGCCTCCTCAGCTGGTGCGCTTGGTTTTTCTGGTTCTAAAAAGGGTACCCCTTATGCCGCTGGTAAAGTGGGTGAGTTTTTAGCAGAAAAAGCTGAAGCAATGGGTTTGAAAGAGATTGACGTGATAGTTAAAGGAGTTGGAGCTGGTCGAGAGTCTTCAATCCGAGCGTTTGTGGCTAGGGGAGTTAATATTAGTTCCATTAAGGACGCTACTCCAGTGCCCTTCAATGGCCCAAAAGCACCTAAGCCACGTCGCGTTTAA
- a CDS encoding alanine--tRNA ligase gives MTSNEIRQRFLDFFARREHVILPSAPLVPENDPSVLFNTAGMQPLVPYLLGQPHPQGVRLVNAQKCVRTVDIDDIGDNTHATFFEMLGNWSLGDYFKEEAIEWSYKFLTNEEEGLGLDPNRLYVTVFEGDDNAPRDLEAVEIWKKYIPENRIYFLGVKDNWWSPGDNGPCGPDTEMFYDLTPEGLGDLTHEQFVEANDTQKVVEIWNNVFMEYEKKEGKVIGKLAKKNVDTGSGLERITAVVQGKNNIFDIDVFEPIFAKIHELSNTSNTTAERIVADHLRTAVFLISDGVSPSNTDQGYILRRLIRRAVRYADSLGITGNLVDIVEVIQDKYKDIYPNVIEEKIKTIFQEEEVKFRSTLEKGLKEFDRGLDPFTLFTSYGFPFELTKELAKEKGIIIDEEAFKTQMKEHQDLSRAGAEQKFKGGLADHSEQTIKYHTATHLLNQALHDVLGDHVDQKGSNITTERLRFDFSHTAKMTPEEIAQVEQLVNDKIKADLPVQSVVLPKAEAEKTGARHAFADKYGDEVNIYFIGDTLESAYSKEFCGGPHVEHTGTLGVFKIVKEEAVAAGIRRIKAVLQ, from the coding sequence ATGACTAGTAACGAAATACGCCAAAGATTTTTAGATTTTTTTGCCAGACGGGAACACGTCATTTTACCTTCAGCACCTCTAGTGCCAGAAAATGATCCGTCGGTTCTTTTTAATACAGCTGGGATGCAACCCCTAGTTCCTTATTTACTTGGCCAACCACACCCCCAGGGTGTTCGCCTGGTAAACGCTCAAAAATGTGTCAGGACTGTTGATATTGATGATATTGGTGATAATACTCATGCTACTTTTTTTGAGATGCTAGGTAACTGGTCATTAGGTGATTATTTTAAAGAAGAGGCAATCGAGTGGAGTTATAAGTTTTTGACCAATGAAGAAGAAGGTTTGGGTCTCGATCCTAATCGTTTGTATGTCACAGTGTTTGAAGGTGATGATAATGCTCCGCGTGATCTTGAGGCGGTAGAGATTTGGAAAAAATATATTCCTGAAAACAGAATTTACTTTCTAGGCGTCAAGGATAACTGGTGGAGTCCTGGTGACAATGGTCCTTGTGGTCCGGATACTGAAATGTTTTACGATTTAACCCCCGAAGGACTAGGGGATTTAACTCATGAGCAATTTGTTGAGGCTAATGATACTCAAAAAGTGGTGGAGATCTGGAATAACGTTTTCATGGAATATGAGAAAAAAGAGGGGAAAGTGATAGGTAAGTTAGCTAAGAAAAACGTTGATACTGGTTCTGGTTTGGAGCGAATTACAGCTGTAGTTCAAGGTAAAAATAATATTTTTGATATTGATGTGTTTGAGCCAATCTTTGCCAAGATTCATGAATTAAGTAATACCTCAAATACAACCGCTGAAAGAATTGTAGCCGACCACCTTAGGACAGCTGTTTTCTTGATCAGTGACGGTGTTTCGCCATCGAATACAGATCAGGGTTATATTTTGAGACGTTTAATTCGTCGGGCGGTTCGTTATGCTGATAGTTTAGGAATTACAGGTAATTTGGTTGATATCGTAGAAGTGATTCAAGATAAATATAAAGATATTTATCCAAATGTAATTGAAGAAAAAATAAAAACTATTTTCCAGGAGGAAGAGGTCAAATTCAGATCCACCTTAGAAAAAGGATTAAAAGAATTCGACCGAGGTCTTGATCCATTCACTTTATTTACCTCTTATGGTTTCCCTTTTGAATTAACTAAAGAATTAGCTAAAGAAAAAGGAATTATTATTGATGAGGAAGCCTTTAAAACTCAAATGAAGGAGCATCAGGATTTGTCTCGAGCCGGAGCTGAGCAGAAATTCAAAGGGGGATTAGCTGATCATTCTGAACAAACTATCAAATATCACACCGCCACTCACCTTCTCAACCAGGCTTTGCACGATGTTTTGGGCGATCATGTTGATCAAAAGGGTAGTAATATCACCACCGAACGTTTACGTTTCGATTTTTCTCACACTGCCAAAATGACCCCCGAAGAAATCGCCCAAGTAGAACAGCTAGTTAATGACAAAATTAAAGCTGATTTACCAGTCCAGTCTGTGGTTCTACCAAAAGCCGAAGCCGAAAAAACAGGTGCTCGTCATGCTTTTGCTGATAAATATGGTGATGAAGTAAATATTTATTTTATTGGTGACACTCTTGAGTCAGCTTACTCCAAAGAATTTTGTGGCGGACCTCACGTTGAACACACTGGCACCCTCGGTGTATTTAAAATTGTTAAAGAAGAAGCAGTAGCAGCTGGTATTCGTCGCATCAAAGCAGTTTTGCAGTAA
- the infA gene encoding translation initiation factor IF-1: MEDNKNKTSPEGENSVVSGVVTEALPNTHFRVQVGDQNILTYLAGKMRLHRIRVLVGDKVEILLDPYGGKGRIIRRL; the protein is encoded by the coding sequence ATGGAAGATAACAAAAATAAAACCTCGCCTGAGGGCGAGAATAGTGTTGTTTCTGGAGTGGTCACAGAGGCCTTACCTAATACTCATTTTCGAGTTCAAGTAGGTGATCAAAACATCCTCACTTATTTAGCTGGTAAGATGCGGTTGCATCGAATCAGAGTTCTAGTGGGAGACAAAGTAGAAATTCTACTTGATCCTTATGGTGGTAAAGGCCGAATTATTAGGAGGCTATAA
- the rplM gene encoding 50S ribosomal protein L13, whose translation MNHTVDATNKPLGRLASEIAVLLRGKDKATFERHIDPKVAVEVLNAKDLKLTGTKLNTKLYHRYSGYPGGMKERTAAEVITKKGYGELIKKAVRGMLPNNKLRPLMLKRLTIND comes from the coding sequence ATGAACCACACTGTTGACGCCACAAACAAACCATTAGGCCGACTCGCTTCTGAAATAGCGGTCCTTTTGCGCGGCAAAGACAAAGCAACTTTCGAACGACATATTGATCCAAAAGTGGCTGTGGAAGTACTTAACGCTAAAGATCTAAAACTAACTGGTACTAAGCTGAATACCAAACTTTATCACCGTTACAGTGGCTACCCAGGTGGTATGAAAGAAAGAACAGCCGCTGAGGTTATCACTAAAAAAGGTTATGGTGAACTAATCAAAAAAGCTGTTAGAGGAATGCTACCTAACAATAAGTTGCGACCTTTAATGCTTAAACGCTTAACTATTAACGATTAA
- the rpsI gene encoding 30S ribosomal protein S9, whose translation MATKKDNQYFEAVGRRKTAVARVRLTPSTKTSYVVNGKPLAEYFPTKELQASVESSLATTPNIHFAVSIKTIGGGVHGQADAAKLGIARAIILTDSELRTTLKQAKLLTRDPRAKERRKFGLKKARKSPQWSKR comes from the coding sequence ATGGCTACCAAGAAAGACAATCAATATTTCGAAGCTGTCGGTCGTCGCAAGACCGCTGTTGCTCGTGTGCGCTTAACTCCTAGTACTAAAACTTCTTACGTAGTAAACGGCAAACCTTTGGCTGAATATTTCCCAACCAAAGAACTTCAAGCTTCTGTAGAGAGTTCTTTAGCTACTACTCCCAACATTCACTTTGCTGTTAGTATTAAAACAATCGGTGGGGGCGTTCACGGCCAAGCTGATGCGGCTAAACTTGGTATCGCTCGCGCTATTATCTTAACTGACAGCGAACTACGAACCACTCTTAAACAAGCTAAACTTTTGACCCGTGACCCTCGTGCTAAAGAACGACGTAAGTTCGGTCTCAAAAAAGCCCGCAAGTCTCCACAGTGGAGTAAGCGCTAA
- the rpmJ gene encoding 50S ribosomal protein L36: protein MKVRSTIKKRCPQCKMVKRRGHLYVICKNKPRHKQKQA from the coding sequence ATGAAAGTTAGGTCAACAATTAAAAAGCGCTGTCCGCAATGTAAAATGGTCAAAAGACGTGGCCATCTTTACGTTATTTGTAAAAACAAACCGCGACATAAACAAAAACAAGCTTAA
- the rplQ gene encoding 50S ribosomal protein L17 gives MRHHVTIKKLGRERKVRSSLMRSLAEGLILRGKIKTTETKAKALRPYVEKLVTIAKKNTVTARRLIISRLGTEKRAAKLVDDIAPKYKDRNGGYTRVIKLPARAGDASPMAFIEFV, from the coding sequence ATGAGACACCACGTAACAATCAAAAAATTAGGCCGAGAGCGAAAAGTTCGTTCTTCTTTGATGCGCAGTCTGGCTGAAGGCTTGATTTTACGTGGTAAAATCAAGACCACAGAAACCAAAGCCAAGGCTTTGCGACCTTATGTGGAGAAATTGGTGACTATTGCCAAGAAAAATACCGTCACTGCCCGTCGTCTGATAATCTCTCGTCTAGGAACTGAAAAACGAGCCGCTAAATTAGTTGACGATATTGCTCCTAAGTACAAAGACCGTAATGGTGGCTATACTAGAGTAATCAAATTGCCAGCTAGAGCAGGGGATGCTAGTCCAATGGCTTTTATCGAATTTGTATAA
- a CDS encoding replication protein — MQEEKKQNLIPNSTQVPNLILDLLIPQIPEGEARCLLYICRRTFGFHKEEDNISFTQFQNGIRTSQGRLLDLGTGMSRPAVNNALQNLKKAEVIFVQKRSMGNRYRLNLEIDVDKVVNVINQLRKLTGSGKRRLPKVVNEVNTQNLVKKEKPSIRDPVNKLSTEMRELTKKMTINRFNH, encoded by the coding sequence ATGCAAGAAGAAAAAAAGCAAAACTTGATACCCAATAGTACGCAGGTCCCAAACTTGATTCTGGATTTGCTGATCCCTCAAATTCCCGAGGGAGAAGCGCGCTGTCTTTTATACATATGCCGCCGGACATTCGGTTTTCATAAGGAAGAAGACAACATCAGTTTTACACAATTTCAAAACGGCATCAGAACAAGCCAGGGAAGATTGCTCGACTTGGGTACAGGAATGTCTCGACCAGCGGTTAATAACGCACTCCAAAACTTAAAAAAGGCGGAGGTAATTTTCGTGCAAAAAAGATCGATGGGGAATCGATACCGACTCAATCTTGAAATAGATGTGGATAAAGTAGTAAACGTAATTAACCAGTTAAGAAAGTTAACTGGAAGTGGTAAACGAAGATTACCAAAAGTAGTTAACGAAGTTAACACACAAAACCTAGTGAAAAAAGAGAAACCTAGTATTAGGGACCCTGTGAATAAGTTATCCACAGAAATGAGAGAACTCACGAAAAAGATGACCATTAATCGCTTCAATCACTAA
- the dcm gene encoding DNA (cytosine-5-)-methyltransferase produces the protein MKYLSLFSGIGGFELGILNAHVEATHRKAIGAGKATEKTRGGKRYSESEGSGPKGRRARQHDHFGGSRQEPLTCVGYSEIDKYAVEIYQKRFPEHKNYGDITKIKPSKLPDFDLLVGGFPCQAFSIAGKRKGFKDTRGTLFFDIARILRSKKPRLFLLENVKGLLSHDSGNTFKTIISTLAKLGYDIQWQVLNSKNFGVPQNRERVFIIGHLRGTTRPKVFPFTENNSENIVLPTITTRVTADSNGTYVGKRSPRQIIGSRSQGDRVYDPSGISVTLASQAGGLGAKTGLYAVKIKEATKKGYAEARPGQAINLAVPNSKTRRGRVSDVAQTLDTGMQQHTLTPDMKIRRLTPRECERLQGFPDGWTDGVSDSQKYKTLGNAVTVNVVEVIIRKIISSL, from the coding sequence ATGAAATATCTTAGCCTGTTTTCCGGTATAGGCGGATTCGAGCTAGGAATTCTTAACGCGCATGTGGAAGCAACTCACAGAAAGGCGATCGGAGCAGGCAAAGCAACTGAGAAGACTCGGGGTGGTAAAAGATACTCGGAGTCTGAAGGTTCTGGTCCCAAGGGACGACGAGCTCGCCAACACGATCACTTCGGCGGCTCACGACAAGAACCGCTTACTTGCGTGGGTTACTCAGAAATCGACAAGTACGCCGTTGAGATTTACCAAAAGCGATTCCCCGAACATAAAAATTATGGAGACATCACAAAAATCAAACCAAGTAAGCTCCCCGACTTCGATCTATTGGTCGGAGGATTTCCGTGCCAGGCTTTCTCGATTGCTGGAAAAAGGAAAGGCTTCAAAGACACCAGAGGTACGCTCTTTTTTGACATCGCACGCATTCTCAGAAGTAAGAAGCCAAGGCTTTTCCTTTTGGAGAACGTCAAAGGACTGCTATCTCATGACAGTGGCAATACTTTTAAGACCATTATCTCCACGCTTGCAAAATTGGGGTACGACATTCAGTGGCAGGTGCTTAACTCTAAGAATTTCGGAGTCCCTCAGAATCGGGAGCGAGTGTTCATTATTGGACATCTTAGAGGAACAACCCGACCAAAAGTATTTCCTTTCACCGAAAACAACAGCGAGAATATTGTCCTACCAACCATCACGACACGAGTTACCGCCGACTCAAACGGAACTTATGTTGGTAAAAGATCGCCACGTCAAATAATCGGGTCCAGAAGCCAAGGCGACAGAGTGTATGACCCAAGTGGGATTTCGGTCACTCTGGCGTCCCAGGCAGGCGGTCTGGGGGCAAAAACAGGCTTGTATGCGGTGAAGATCAAGGAAGCAACAAAGAAGGGTTATGCCGAAGCTAGACCTGGTCAGGCAATAAATCTGGCGGTCCCGAATAGCAAGACAAGACGAGGGCGAGTAAGTGATGTGGCACAGACATTGGATACAGGAATGCAGCAACATACGCTGACTCCTGACATGAAAATCCGCAGACTCACTCCAAGAGAATGTGAACGACTCCAAGGCTTTCCGGATGGGTGGACGGATGGCGTGAGTGATTCGCAGAAATATAAAACCTTGGGCAATGCGGTGACAGTCAATGTGGTCGAAGTGATTATCAGAAAAATAATCTCCTCACTTTGA
- the rpsD gene encoding 30S ribosomal protein S4 translates to MRVGPKYKIARRLGERVFPKTQTTKFTVSGSDKKPKGKRGRGSMSEYGSQLIEKQKARYTYGITEKQFSGYIKKARIKKGNPADEIFKSLETRLDNVVFRMGLASSRAAARQMVSHGHILLNNRRLTIPSAIVRIGDIVTVRPQSKDKPLFNELDERLKTYTVPTWISFDTDKREATIKALPTVSQGEINLNFGKILEFYSRV, encoded by the coding sequence ATGCGCGTAGGTCCAAAATACAAAATTGCTCGTCGACTAGGTGAAAGAGTTTTTCCAAAGACTCAGACCACTAAATTTACTGTTTCTGGTTCTGATAAAAAACCTAAAGGTAAACGAGGTCGCGGTTCAATGAGTGAATATGGTTCTCAATTGATTGAGAAACAAAAAGCTCGCTACACTTATGGTATTACAGAAAAACAGTTTTCTGGCTATATTAAAAAAGCTCGAATTAAGAAAGGTAACCCAGCTGATGAGATTTTCAAATCTTTAGAAACCAGATTGGATAATGTGGTTTTCCGCATGGGCTTAGCTAGTTCTCGTGCTGCTGCTCGTCAAATGGTCTCTCATGGCCATATTTTGCTCAACAACCGACGTTTGACTATCCCGTCAGCTATCGTCCGTATTGGAGATATTGTAACTGTTAGACCTCAAAGTAAAGATAAACCACTATTTAACGAATTGGATGAAAGACTTAAGACTTACACCGTACCAACCTGGATTAGTTTTGATACAGATAAACGAGAAGCGACGATTAAAGCCTTACCAACAGTCAGTCAAGGTGAGATTAATCTGAATTTCGGTAAGATCTTGGAGTTCTATAGTCGGGTCTAA
- a CDS encoding DNA-directed RNA polymerase subunit alpha, whose amino-acid sequence MPEFNIILPSKPIIVSENDKLGVYEIEGLYPGYGHTLGNSLRRIVLSSLPGFAVTAVKIDGVAHEFSTINGVKEDVIAIILNLKKVRFKVVGDEPVTLRLKVTGPKEITAGLIEAPGNVEIVNPDHYICNLTDKNVTLDIELTIEKGLGYVPKETLQNDKVDIGMIALDAIFTPIRRVSYEVEPMRVGDRTDYNKLRMTIETNGDITPREALEKSITIMIHQLKAVVGFKEDVDTVEMPHQSDLEAVPNEDGDSANDDDVLKTRIEDLDLSVRTLKALSTASIRTVGGLSRKKEDDLLEIPGLGDKGVQEIKRSLSNFGIVLK is encoded by the coding sequence ATGCCAGAATTCAACATCATTTTACCATCAAAACCAATCATCGTTTCAGAAAACGATAAACTTGGTGTTTACGAAATCGAAGGTTTATATCCAGGTTACGGTCATACTTTGGGTAATTCATTACGCCGAATTGTTTTGTCATCTCTACCTGGTTTTGCTGTTACTGCCGTTAAAATAGACGGGGTAGCTCATGAATTTTCAACTATCAATGGTGTGAAAGAAGATGTTATTGCTATCATCCTTAACTTGAAAAAAGTTCGCTTCAAAGTAGTTGGAGATGAACCAGTTACTCTTCGTCTAAAAGTGACTGGACCAAAAGAAATTACTGCTGGTTTGATTGAAGCCCCTGGTAATGTGGAAATTGTTAATCCTGATCATTATATTTGTAATTTGACAGACAAAAACGTTACTCTAGATATTGAGCTAACTATTGAAAAGGGTCTTGGTTATGTACCAAAAGAAACTCTTCAAAACGACAAAGTAGATATCGGTATGATTGCTTTGGATGCTATCTTTACTCCAATTCGTCGTGTTAGTTATGAGGTTGAACCAATGCGTGTTGGTGACCGAACTGACTACAACAAACTTCGAATGACAATCGAAACCAATGGCGACATCACTCCTCGTGAAGCTCTAGAGAAATCTATCACTATCATGATTCACCAACTGAAAGCAGTTGTTGGCTTTAAAGAAGATGTTGATACTGTTGAAATGCCTCACCAAAGTGATTTGGAGGCAGTACCTAATGAGGATGGAGACTCAGCTAACGACGACGACGTTCTTAAAACCAGAATCGAAGACCTGGATCTATCTGTTAGAACTCTTAAAGCTCTATCCACAGCCAGTATCCGAACAGTAGGTGGCTTATCTCGTAAAAAAGAAGATGATTTATTAGAGATTCCTGGCTTAGGAGACAAAGGGGTGCAGGAAATCAAGCGATCATTGAGTAATTTTGGAATTGTGCTAAAGTAA
- the rpsM gene encoding 30S ribosomal protein S13 produces MRIAGITLPNNKRLEIALTAVYGIGRPLAQKILQDNKIDLGKKPEALTPDEENLIRRSVEVLKIEGDLKREVAGNIKRLKDIKAYRGTRHSRGLPSRGQRTKTNSRTRRGNVRKTMGSGRKATDKK; encoded by the coding sequence ATGCGTATTGCTGGTATTACACTTCCTAATAACAAACGTTTAGAGATTGCTTTAACAGCTGTCTATGGTATTGGTCGTCCTTTAGCTCAAAAGATTTTACAAGACAACAAGATTGATCTTGGTAAGAAACCTGAGGCTTTAACTCCTGATGAAGAAAATCTAATTCGTCGATCAGTTGAAGTATTAAAAATTGAAGGTGACTTGAAAAGAGAGGTGGCTGGCAATATCAAGCGTCTAAAAGATATCAAAGCTTACCGAGGTACTCGTCACTCTCGTGGCTTGCCTTCACGTGGTCAACGAACCAAAACCAACTCTAGAACTCGCCGTGGTAACGTTCGTAAGACGATGGGTTCTGGTAGAAAAGCCACTGATAAGAAATAG